One segment of Thermodesulfovibrio sp. 3907-1M DNA contains the following:
- a CDS encoding DEAD/DEAH box helicase — protein MYFFIPYNESIISLFKQHKLRWSPEYRAWYLDLNYFSSVENFIESNSQILNLYPEEEVIYLTQYLKDYYNKLNNVIELSRKADTNFPVPVPQGLSYYPYQRAGVEFLVRKKNVLLADSMGLGKSIQTAGYFNWLLKQKIYPKALVICPASVKYNWLKELNKWLIEPLKIEVVEGKNGFTQETAVHIYILNYDILKDKHFYNLNCIVLDEAHYIKNPEAQRTKEVVRICRSNPHAKIIALTGTPMLNRPVELFPILNLLYPERFNDFFKFTFRYCAAHRKEIPTKQGIKKVWDFSGASNVEELGRILRSTVMLRREKKDVLRELPDKIRTVVPVKQTVSNSFLSLEERTKNIINQIQEINKKIKQIKKENNKELLQQLKAEKLRIRSVALPLINEYRRMAFEEKKDVIVQFLEDTLNNEKVVVFTHHRDVAKFFGETFHHLKPPVLTGETSARDRQAMVEYFQSGKSPLFIATIMAAAEGITLTEASTVVFAEYEWTPAKMLQAEDRLHRIGQKNTVNSYWFALVNSIDEMFINKIVEKLEIQKSVMMDNESEEIFMMV, from the coding sequence GTGTACTTTTTCATCCCTTACAATGAAAGTATCATTTCTCTTTTTAAGCAACACAAGCTCAGATGGTCTCCAGAGTATCGTGCGTGGTATCTTGATTTAAATTATTTCTCATCTGTAGAAAATTTTATTGAGTCAAACAGTCAAATATTAAACCTTTATCCTGAAGAAGAGGTTATTTATCTTACGCAGTATCTTAAAGACTATTACAACAAACTCAACAATGTTATAGAGTTAAGCAGAAAAGCAGATACAAACTTCCCTGTTCCTGTTCCTCAGGGTCTTTCCTATTATCCATATCAGCGTGCGGGGGTGGAATTCCTTGTTCGCAAGAAAAATGTTCTGCTTGCAGACTCAATGGGACTTGGTAAAAGCATTCAAACAGCTGGCTACTTTAACTGGCTTTTGAAACAAAAAATCTACCCTAAAGCATTGGTAATCTGCCCTGCATCAGTAAAATACAATTGGCTTAAAGAATTAAATAAATGGCTAATTGAACCTTTAAAAATTGAAGTTGTTGAAGGTAAAAATGGATTCACTCAGGAAACTGCTGTTCATATTTACATTTTAAATTACGACATACTGAAGGATAAGCATTTTTACAACCTTAACTGCATAGTGCTTGATGAAGCTCACTACATTAAAAATCCTGAAGCTCAAAGAACAAAGGAAGTTGTGAGAATTTGTAGAAGCAACCCCCACGCAAAAATCATCGCCCTTACAGGAACTCCCATGCTTAACAGACCTGTGGAACTTTTCCCGATTCTTAATTTGTTATATCCTGAAAGGTTTAATGATTTCTTTAAGTTTACTTTCAGATACTGTGCGGCACATAGAAAAGAAATACCGACAAAGCAGGGAATTAAAAAAGTATGGGACTTCTCTGGTGCATCAAACGTTGAGGAACTTGGAAGAATTCTAAGATCAACTGTAATGCTCAGAAGGGAGAAAAAGGATGTTCTCAGAGAATTGCCAGATAAAATTAGAACAGTTGTCCCTGTTAAACAAACTGTAAGCAACAGTTTCTTATCCCTTGAAGAAAGAACAAAAAACATTATAAACCAGATTCAGGAAATAAATAAGAAAATAAAGCAAATAAAGAAAGAAAACAACAAAGAACTCTTACAGCAACTGAAAGCTGAAAAACTCCGCATACGCTCTGTTGCACTTCCATTAATAAACGAATACAGAAGAATGGCTTTTGAGGAAAAGAAGGATGTCATCGTGCAATTCCTTGAAGACACCCTTAACAATGAAAAAGTCGTTGTTTTTACACATCACAGAGATGTTGCAAAATTTTTCGGAGAAACATTCCATCATCTCAAACCACCCGTTCTTACAGGGGAAACATCTGCAAGGGATAGACAGGCAATGGTTGAGTATTTTCAGTCTGGTAAATCTCCTCTGTTCATAGCTACAATCATGGCTGCTGCTGAAGGCATTACACTTACTGAGGCAAGTACCGTTGTTTTTGCTGAATACGAATGGACTCCTGCGAAAATGCTACAAGCTGAAGATAGACTCCACCGTATCGGGCAGAAAAATACAGTCAACAGTTACTGGTTTGCACTGGTTAACAGTATAGATGAAATGTTCATCAATAAAATAGTGGAAAAACTTGAAATCCAGAAAAGTGTAATGATGGATAATGAATCTGAAGAAATTTTTATGATGGTTTAA
- a CDS encoding YgiT-type zinc finger protein: MQKFKKCLFCKDGIMERKIKNETLFCKRKSVTISNYVIYECNTCGMSIVDRKTLKKSGKKLRKIFKPS; encoded by the coding sequence ATGCAAAAATTTAAAAAGTGTCTTTTCTGCAAAGATGGAATAATGGAGAGGAAAATTAAAAATGAAACCCTTTTCTGTAAAAGGAAATCTGTAACTATTTCTAATTATGTAATTTATGAGTGCAATACATGTGGAATGTCTATTGTTGATCGAAAAACTTTAAAGAAGTCTGGAAAGAAACTGAGAAAAATTTTTAAACCATCATAA
- a CDS encoding ParM/StbA family protein, translated as MSFAGIDIGYGYTKVVYDGGQFIFKTTVEPYIHSEKVFGKSPDVVYVNGNGYLVGPDALPRMQVTKDFVGSESYYAIIGYCLNEIYRKTNSVLSGIALGLPPALYNERKTILLRNNLERAELSINKNFIPIPDKVAFVPQGVGAYIDFVYNNPEFVDKDVIVIDIGYYTVDMIFIKEGKFIPRASESYPSGMELLLSRICSDFSEKYGEFITPVLAESILKKGSFTYFGKEYKFDAQHVLEKFYIPELARRIKEYSITLKNNYFEIDSISAIVITGGGAVYVKDMIEGAFIPDEPQFANARGYKIYLQQL; from the coding sequence ATGAGTTTTGCAGGAATTGATATAGGCTACGGTTATACAAAGGTCGTTTATGATGGTGGTCAATTCATTTTTAAAACCACTGTGGAACCTTACATTCATTCTGAGAAAGTATTTGGAAAGTCTCCTGATGTTGTGTATGTGAATGGCAATGGATACCTTGTTGGTCCTGATGCTTTACCCAGAATGCAGGTAACCAAAGATTTTGTCGGTAGTGAGTCTTACTATGCGATAATTGGATACTGTTTGAATGAAATATACAGGAAAACCAATTCTGTTTTATCAGGTATAGCACTTGGATTGCCCCCTGCCCTTTATAACGAAAGAAAAACAATACTGCTCAGAAACAATCTTGAAAGAGCAGAATTGTCAATAAACAAAAATTTTATCCCTATTCCTGATAAAGTAGCTTTTGTCCCGCAAGGAGTGGGAGCTTACATTGATTTTGTATATAACAACCCTGAATTTGTGGATAAGGATGTAATTGTAATAGACATTGGTTATTACACAGTGGATATGATCTTCATAAAAGAAGGCAAGTTTATTCCCAGAGCTTCGGAGAGTTATCCTTCAGGGATGGAACTTTTATTAAGCAGGATTTGTTCTGATTTTTCAGAAAAGTACGGAGAATTTATAACCCCTGTACTTGCAGAGTCAATATTAAAAAAGGGAAGTTTTACATATTTTGGTAAAGAGTATAAGTTTGACGCTCAACATGTTCTTGAAAAATTTTATATCCCTGAACTGGCAAGAAGAATAAAGGAGTATTCAATTACGCTTAAAAACAACTACTTTGAAATTGATTCCATTTCAGCTATTGTTATAACCGGTGGTGGTGCTGTATATGTTAAGGATATGATAGAGGGAGCTTTTATCCCTGATGAGCCTCAATTTGCAAATGCAAGAGGGTATAAAATTTACTTGCAACAGTTATAA